The following are from one region of the Amycolatopsis sp. QT-25 genome:
- a CDS encoding CoA transferase: MSFSAPLKGFHVQCGESGPAVETALDRLRMLAAEVDAARPGAFGLSGPGVVVEAGLRGPFPENLVQADCGIMALHGRSEAQPRPLGVDYVSTLTGIAAVQGLLATTLAQLRGNPVSRVELGADDVALLAVGQYIAAATADEDPEGPEQNPSVARPPFVSADGVAFEVEAFSGEAWQGFWDSLGTPGRAIGQGWRPFLLRYERASVSLPRELHEAAEAAPFAEIRSIAASTGMHICPVRTVADRSADPDVGLPPWTFRAGRAAPPGAGATAGLPLAGIHVVESTRRVQGPLATRLLSLLGATVTRIEPSGGDPLRGMPPMAGDCSAKFRVLNDGKRVAEIDFKQAGGRAEVLELIRDADVFLHNWAPGKDAELGLDAATLHAVNPGLVYAAACGWGDALGKNPPAGTDYMVQAYSGVADALAPAGAPARPTLMIMVDVAGGFVSAEGILAALVARQRTGRGGAVTTSLLAAADALLHAPSSAAVDGVFPAADGLLAIVTEEVETLCSLLDISSPLREELPDAITKALGKRPVAEWERRLGPIAVPVRRDLGTLVARRPGRFERNGCAIATSPWTFS; the protein is encoded by the coding sequence GTGTCCTTTTCCGCCCCCTTGAAAGGTTTCCACGTCCAGTGTGGTGAATCCGGCCCGGCCGTCGAGACCGCGCTCGATCGGCTGCGGATGCTGGCGGCCGAAGTCGATGCCGCGCGGCCTGGGGCCTTCGGCCTGAGCGGGCCGGGTGTGGTCGTCGAGGCAGGTTTACGCGGGCCGTTCCCGGAGAACCTCGTGCAGGCCGACTGCGGGATCATGGCACTGCACGGCCGGTCCGAGGCGCAGCCGCGTCCGCTGGGCGTCGACTACGTTTCGACACTCACGGGAATAGCCGCCGTGCAAGGTCTGCTGGCCACGACCTTGGCCCAGTTGCGCGGAAATCCCGTGTCCCGGGTCGAGCTGGGCGCGGACGACGTCGCCTTGCTCGCGGTCGGGCAGTACATCGCGGCGGCCACCGCGGACGAAGATCCCGAGGGGCCGGAGCAGAACCCGTCGGTGGCGCGGCCGCCGTTCGTCTCCGCCGACGGGGTCGCGTTCGAGGTCGAAGCCTTCAGCGGTGAGGCCTGGCAAGGGTTCTGGGACTCGCTGGGAACGCCGGGGCGCGCGATCGGCCAGGGTTGGCGGCCGTTCCTCCTCCGCTACGAACGTGCGTCGGTGTCGCTCCCGCGCGAGCTGCACGAGGCGGCCGAGGCCGCCCCGTTCGCGGAGATCCGCTCGATCGCCGCGTCGACCGGGATGCACATCTGCCCGGTGCGGACGGTGGCCGACCGGAGCGCCGACCCCGACGTGGGCTTGCCGCCGTGGACCTTCCGTGCCGGACGGGCGGCGCCGCCCGGAGCCGGCGCCACCGCCGGTCTGCCGCTCGCGGGGATCCACGTCGTCGAGTCGACGCGGCGGGTGCAGGGTCCGCTGGCGACCAGGCTGCTGTCGTTGCTCGGCGCGACCGTCACCCGGATCGAACCATCGGGTGGCGACCCGCTGCGGGGCATGCCGCCGATGGCGGGTGACTGCTCGGCGAAATTCCGCGTGCTCAACGACGGCAAGCGGGTCGCCGAGATCGACTTCAAGCAGGCGGGGGGCCGTGCGGAAGTCCTGGAGCTGATCCGCGACGCCGACGTCTTCCTGCACAACTGGGCGCCCGGTAAGGACGCCGAGCTCGGCCTGGACGCGGCCACCCTGCACGCGGTGAATCCCGGGCTGGTCTACGCGGCGGCGTGCGGCTGGGGCGACGCGCTGGGGAAGAACCCGCCCGCCGGTACGGACTACATGGTCCAGGCCTATTCCGGGGTGGCCGACGCACTGGCTCCCGCCGGGGCCCCCGCGCGGCCGACGTTGATGATCATGGTGGACGTCGCGGGCGGATTCGTTTCGGCGGAAGGGATCCTGGCCGCGCTGGTGGCGCGTCAGCGTACCGGCCGCGGTGGCGCGGTCACCACGTCGCTGCTGGCCGCGGCCGACGCACTGCTGCACGCGCCGTCGTCCGCCGCCGTCGACGGTGTCTTCCCCGCGGCCGACGGGCTGCTCGCGATCGTGACCGAAGAGGTCGAGACGCTGTGTTCGCTCCTGGACATTTCCTCGCCGCTGAGGGAGGAATTGCCGGACGCGATCACCAAGGCGCTGGGCAAGCGGCCGGTGGCGGAATGGGAACGGAGACTGGGCCCGATCGCGGTGCCCGTCCGGCGTGATCTCGGCACGCTCGTGGCACGTCGTCCCGGCCGGTTCGAACGGAACGGTTGCGCGATCGCCACTTCGCCGTGGACCTTTTCCTGA
- a CDS encoding DUF3105 domain-containing protein — translation MKAARSSVVSKKGTPWGTIIAVVAIVALAASVVTYYMIASAPKREQKTREEAAAAFAPSQQDPDPSKRISGVVTAVYPGQAHVTATERVAYDKIPPFGGPHDQSWAACNGVVYEKAVRNENMVHGLEHGAVWIAYNPAQISGDALELLRVRVEGKPYTVMSPYPNLDKPISLQSWGHQLKLDSASDERIDQFIAALRTNPYGAYPERDATCDAQIEPGDFDPTPPGPDAKPMDYKGTAGTQQDQPGAGQSGMPSAPATQPSAPASK, via the coding sequence ATGAAGGCCGCCCGTAGTTCCGTCGTGTCCAAGAAGGGCACGCCCTGGGGCACGATCATCGCCGTCGTCGCGATCGTCGCCCTCGCCGCCTCGGTGGTCACTTATTACATGATCGCCTCGGCTCCGAAACGCGAGCAGAAGACCCGCGAAGAAGCCGCTGCCGCCTTCGCGCCTTCGCAGCAGGACCCGGACCCCTCGAAGCGCATCTCCGGGGTCGTGACCGCCGTTTATCCTGGCCAGGCGCACGTCACGGCCACCGAGCGCGTCGCCTACGACAAGATCCCGCCCTTCGGCGGCCCGCACGACCAGTCCTGGGCCGCGTGCAACGGCGTCGTCTACGAAAAGGCCGTCCGCAACGAGAACATGGTCCACGGTCTCGAGCACGGCGCGGTCTGGATCGCCTACAACCCGGCCCAGATCTCCGGCGACGCGCTGGAGCTGCTGCGGGTCCGCGTCGAAGGCAAGCCGTACACGGTGATGTCGCCGTACCCGAACCTGGACAAGCCGATCTCGCTCCAGTCCTGGGGCCACCAGCTGAAGCTCGACTCCGCCTCCGACGAGCGGATCGACCAGTTCATCGCCGCGCTGCGCACCAACCCGTACGGCGCGTACCCCGAGCGTGACGCCACCTGCGACGCCCAGATCGAGCCGGGCGACTTCGACCCGACCCCGCCGGGGCCGGACGCGAAGCCGATGGACTACAAGGGCACCGCCGGCACGCAGCAGGACCAGCCCGGCGCCGGACAGAGCGGCATGCCGTCCGCGCCCGCCACCCAGCCCTCGGCGCCCGCGAGCAAGTAG
- a CDS encoding DUF305 domain-containing protein, translating into MDPDLQYIDEPDDTSKSTKSRWLVIGAALVVMLILGFGLGALTTRLTDSDSDTEPATPAAGSIEVGFAQDMSVHHLQAVTMAGWARDHTTDPAIQTLAFDIERTQTGQVGRMKGWLGLWGQPEQATGAYMTWMTEPMAGHGAHGDAGMKPSNGAPMPGMATTAELTKLRSLTGKEMDVFFLQLMLRHHEGGTAMAQYGHDHTTIADVKSLTRSMLVSQGAEITLMKGLLQERGAAPLPA; encoded by the coding sequence GTGGACCCCGATCTCCAGTACATCGACGAGCCGGACGACACCTCGAAGTCGACCAAGAGCCGATGGCTGGTGATCGGGGCCGCCCTGGTCGTCATGCTGATCCTCGGCTTCGGCCTCGGTGCCCTGACGACCAGGCTGACCGACTCCGACTCCGACACCGAGCCCGCGACCCCGGCCGCGGGCTCGATCGAGGTCGGCTTCGCGCAGGACATGTCCGTGCACCACCTCCAGGCCGTCACCATGGCGGGCTGGGCGCGGGACCACACGACCGATCCGGCGATCCAGACCCTCGCCTTCGACATCGAGCGCACCCAGACCGGCCAGGTCGGCCGGATGAAGGGCTGGCTAGGCCTGTGGGGGCAACCCGAGCAGGCGACCGGCGCCTACATGACCTGGATGACCGAACCGATGGCGGGCCACGGCGCACACGGTGACGCCGGCATGAAACCGTCGAACGGCGCCCCGATGCCCGGTATGGCGACGACGGCCGAACTGACCAAACTGCGATCGCTGACCGGCAAGGAGATGGACGTCTTCTTCCTCCAGTTGATGCTGCGGCACCACGAGGGCGGGACGGCGATGGCGCAGTACGGCCACGACCACACGACGATCGCGGACGTGAAGTCGCTGACGCGGAGCATGCTGGTTTCGCAGGGTGCCGAGATCACTTTGATGAAGGGGTTGTTGCAGGAGCGCGGGGCGGCTCCGCTTCCTGCTTGA
- a CDS encoding MarR family winged helix-turn-helix transcriptional regulator encodes MACCREYTDPATRNRARSPIAAFPSAVGSPSRARRTELPPCHVDRSPDPADGRRNLINLTDPGTRRLDQLESLVSDTQDTFLAPLDPAEREQLTGLLARLVEHHNG; translated from the coding sequence GTGGCCTGCTGCCGCGAATACACGGACCCGGCCACGCGGAACCGGGCGAGATCGCCGATCGCCGCTTTCCCCTCCGCCGTCGGCTCACCCAGCCGGGCTCGTCGTACGGAACTCCCGCCATGCCACGTCGACCGCTCTCCCGACCCGGCCGACGGCAGACGCAACCTGATCAACCTCACCGACCCCGGCACCCGGCGCCTGGACCAGCTGGAAAGCCTGGTCAGCGACACACAGGACACGTTCCTCGCACCACTGGACCCCGCCGAACGGGAGCAGCTGACCGGACTGCTCGCCCGTCTCGTCGAGCACCACAACGGCTAA
- a CDS encoding aminotransferase class V-fold PLP-dependent enzyme has protein sequence MSGDTLGVLGSDVEVEVADGTKIAYANLDYAASAPCLREVADVVGDLLPLYASVHRGAGALSRLCTEKYEAARESVTRFLGCRPDDELVFTRNTTDALNLLAHAVPPGTVVLTFEGEHHANLLAWDEVVRLPAPSSPDEAVSAATDALAEQHEGPVLLAVTGASNVTGEVWPLTELSATAHRFGARIAVDAAQLAPHRRVDIAALDLDYVAFSGHKLYAPFGTGVLAGRADWLDRARPYLSGGGATAHVGDEPGDVRWTSGAARHEAGSPNVIGAVALAAACDALAAADPDTIRADEDVLLARLHDGLTALPAVRILGAGGGWPDRLGIVSFTVDGVETRTVSTRLAAEFGIGVRDGLFCAHPFTRRLLDEAGTTTPTAVRASIGIGTTAEHVDRLITGLRTISGAR, from the coding sequence ATGAGTGGGGACACGCTGGGCGTGCTGGGCTCCGACGTCGAGGTGGAAGTGGCCGACGGGACGAAGATCGCCTACGCCAACCTGGACTACGCGGCGAGCGCGCCGTGCCTGCGCGAAGTGGCCGACGTGGTGGGGGACCTGCTCCCGCTCTACGCGAGCGTGCACCGCGGTGCCGGCGCGCTTTCCCGGCTGTGTACGGAGAAATACGAGGCCGCTCGCGAGTCCGTCACCAGGTTCCTCGGCTGCCGCCCCGACGACGAGCTGGTGTTCACCCGCAACACCACCGACGCACTGAACCTGCTCGCGCACGCCGTTCCGCCGGGCACCGTCGTCCTCACCTTCGAAGGCGAACACCACGCGAACCTCTTGGCCTGGGACGAAGTCGTCCGGCTCCCGGCACCTTCGTCGCCGGATGAAGCGGTTTCCGCCGCTACGGACGCGCTCGCCGAGCAGCACGAGGGGCCGGTGCTGCTGGCCGTCACCGGAGCGTCCAATGTGACCGGTGAGGTCTGGCCGTTGACCGAACTCTCCGCCACCGCCCACCGCTTCGGCGCCCGGATCGCGGTGGACGCCGCGCAGCTCGCGCCCCACCGGCGCGTCGACATCGCCGCGCTCGACCTCGACTACGTGGCTTTCTCCGGCCACAAGCTCTACGCCCCCTTCGGTACCGGCGTACTCGCTGGCCGCGCCGACTGGCTCGACCGCGCGCGGCCGTACCTCTCGGGCGGCGGTGCCACCGCGCACGTCGGTGACGAACCCGGCGACGTCCGCTGGACGTCCGGCGCCGCGCGCCACGAGGCTGGCTCCCCGAACGTCATCGGCGCCGTGGCCCTCGCCGCCGCGTGCGACGCCCTCGCCGCCGCGGACCCGGACACGATCCGGGCCGACGAGGACGTTCTCCTGGCGCGGTTGCACGACGGCCTGACGGCACTCCCCGCGGTGCGGATACTGGGGGCCGGTGGCGGCTGGCCGGACAGGCTGGGCATCGTCTCCTTCACCGTCGACGGCGTGGAGACACGCACGGTGTCCACCCGCCTGGCGGCCGAGTTCGGCATCGGCGTGCGCGACGGCCTGTTCTGCGCCCACCCCTTCACCCGGCGGCTGCTGGACGAAGCGGGCACCACCACGCCGACCGCGGTCCGCGCGAGCATCGGCATCGGCACGACAGCCGAACACGTCGACCGCCTGATCACCGGACTCCGGACCATTTCCGGAGCCCGGTAG
- a CDS encoding cation diffusion facilitator family transporter, with the protein MGHGHGHGTASPSSASGRYLKSLTIALVIGAGFMVMEFIVGFATGSLALISDAAHMFTDVLGVGMALAAILLARRSGPTLTRTFGFYRAEVLAALGNAILLFGVGGYVLIEAVGRISDPPVVPGLPVLLAAAAGLVANIVSFLVLRKGAEESINVRGAYLEVLADLIGSVGVLLSGAITLLTGWRYADPIIGVAIGLFVLPRTYALARRALRILFQHAPKGVDVAGIQAELGGLKGVEDVHDLHVWTLTSGMEVASAHLTIAPTVEQAAVLTEAQNLLADRYSIEHATLQIEVPQCAQRCRELSW; encoded by the coding sequence ATGGGTCACGGGCACGGGCATGGGACGGCCTCGCCGTCGAGCGCGTCAGGCCGCTACCTCAAGAGCTTGACGATCGCCCTGGTCATCGGCGCCGGCTTCATGGTCATGGAGTTCATCGTCGGGTTCGCCACGGGCTCGCTCGCGCTGATCTCCGACGCCGCGCACATGTTCACCGACGTCCTCGGGGTCGGCATGGCGCTGGCGGCCATCCTGCTCGCCCGGCGAAGCGGCCCGACCCTCACCCGGACGTTCGGGTTCTACCGGGCCGAAGTGCTCGCGGCGCTGGGCAACGCCATCCTGCTGTTCGGTGTCGGGGGCTACGTCCTGATCGAGGCCGTCGGCCGCATCAGCGACCCGCCCGTCGTACCCGGCCTGCCCGTCCTGCTGGCCGCCGCGGCGGGTCTCGTCGCGAACATCGTCTCCTTTCTGGTCCTGCGCAAAGGCGCGGAGGAGAGCATCAACGTCCGCGGCGCGTACCTCGAAGTCCTCGCCGACCTGATCGGCTCCGTCGGGGTGCTGCTGAGCGGCGCGATCACGCTGCTGACCGGCTGGCGCTACGCCGACCCGATCATCGGTGTCGCGATCGGCCTGTTCGTCCTGCCCCGCACCTACGCCCTCGCCCGGCGTGCGCTGCGGATCCTGTTCCAGCACGCGCCGAAGGGGGTCGACGTCGCCGGGATCCAGGCCGAACTCGGCGGGCTGAAGGGTGTCGAGGACGTCCACGACCTGCACGTCTGGACGCTGACGTCGGGGATGGAGGTCGCTTCGGCGCACCTCACCATCGCGCCGACCGTCGAGCAGGCCGCGGTGCTGACCGAAGCACAGAACCTCCTGGCGGACCGCTACTCGATCGAGCACGCGACGCTGCAGATAGAAGTGCCCCAATGCGCGCAGCGCTGCCGGGAGCTTTCCTGGTAG